A genome region from Arachis duranensis cultivar V14167 chromosome 8, aradu.V14167.gnm2.J7QH, whole genome shotgun sequence includes the following:
- the LOC107461685 gene encoding uncharacterized protein LOC107461685: MLHLEQKWRSQLPTQSGGLKRTKVSTTGAYSSSSNPDTPLADESGVDSPVRPQRVDATGRRGLSPLQKCTAAIRMLAYGVATDVVDDYVCIDESTTIECLEKFVEGVISVFEDEYLRRPNPNDVRRLLQMTEDRGFPSMLGSINCMHWQ, from the exons ATGCTTCATCTGGAGCAAAAATGGAGAAGCCAACTACCTACACAGAGTGGAGGTTTAAAGAGAACTAAGGTTAGTACAACTGGAGCATACTCATCCTCATCAAACCCAGATACACCGTTGGCAGACGAATCCGGTGTGGACTCTCCTGTTCGCCCACAA AGGGTTGATGCAACTGGAAGGAGAGGCTTGTCACCACTCCAAAAATGCACCGCTGCGATACGAATGTTAGCATATGGCGTAGCAACTGatgttgttgatgattatgtgtGTATAGACGAGAGCACTACAATTGAATGCTTggaaaaatttgttgaaggtgTCATTTCGGTGTTCGAGGATGAATACTTGCGAAGACCAAATCCGAATGATGTACGACGCCTGCTACAAATGACGGAGGATCGTGGCTTTCCTAGCATGTTGGGTAGCATTAACTGCATGCATTGGCAATGA